Genomic window (Vanessa tameamea isolate UH-Manoa-2023 chromosome 3, ilVanTame1 primary haplotype, whole genome shotgun sequence):
GGTATGGTAACTGCTAAAAatcatagtaataaaaatgtattactatCTATTCAAATCctctttataaaaatcttaagaatgtttttaattttctttcattCAGCCTTTATTATGTAGTATGTagaaattattactaatatatattgttttctaGGAGTTTATGATAGAAGACAATGAATTGATAAACAAAGAAGAGTTACCTGTTGATTATTCAGCTGATTACTGGGAGAAACGCTACAGTGTTCAAAGAGACAGAGTGCCAAAATTCCTGGACAAATTTGCTGACATAATACTTCGTACtgggaaatatttaaatgtcattagTCAATGTGGTAcagttttaacatatttatttattaaaattttatttaattacatcaaaCAAATTctatgtaattttgtaaataataacaacttCTTTcatttttaccttattttgatCTCCTAGgtaaatcaataacaaaatcGAACACtgaggaaataaaatattccctTAGAGAGCAAAACTATGGTGCTATAATACAAAAAGCATATGCATTTGCGAGCAAGTCCTTATTGGAATTGTTATTGAAGGAATATGATTTGATGGGTAGATTGAAATCTGTTAAGAATTATTTCTTAATGAGTCAAGGAGATTTTATAGTACAATTCTTGGATGCTACAGAACAAGAGCTATCGAAGAAAATTGATGATATCATACCATCGAAACTGGAGTCACTTTTGGGATTATGTTTAAGGTAAATTTACAGTAATCCAATTCTTTTTATATACcaacttatttttttagaattcatAAGACGAATACACATATTtagctaattattatttctcattcacaataattattcccatgaataattattgtgaatgtgaaaaattaaaaagatactcAGTAGTTTATTTATCACCAATTATTTTGAGAGCCAGCAGCAATTTGTTTCCAGAGCCTGCTGCTTTTAAAACCGATTTtacatatgatttatataaacattcacaattcatttatttagatCAAAAAGATTATAATCAAgcattgattattttttcttttatctacaataaacttactttttgtcacaatattataatgttatttattataaatatatagcttttaataagcaaattaaaatgtgtaatcttttttatatttttatattccaggCTGTCTGCGGCAAGTCACGATCCTTATAATGAAGACATGAGAGTGGAACTGCTTCCTTATGACTTACAGTtccaaatgtttaaaatattgtcaattgaAACGGAAGAGGAGAAAGGttagtagtttataattaataaaacattttttaaaggaCTTGAAAATGTTGGGTTCATTCCATAAAGTTAAAGTGTTAAAGTTAGTAATTTATTCTTACCACTACATGAACTGTCGGTGTTTatacttcataatattattattaagtataaatcataattaatttcttttttgagATGACTATCATTATtaaacagtttaattttatttcatgttaaagtaatatgtatacgaattaaactaaaaaaaatacttgtgtaATGTTATGTGTGTTATTGTTTTCCAGAGTACAAACAAAATAAGGACTGTATACCACTGACTGGAATTGAAACTTTTTCATTTGGAATGGAAGTTAAGTGGCCGGTGTCACTTATATTGAACCACAAGGCCATAGCATGCTATCAGATGATATTCAGACACCTCTTCTATTGCAAACATGTGGAAAGATTGCTTTGCAGGTCAGTTTACATAGCTCAATGTAATCTTACTGAATCAATGACAGCCCTAGAGCACTGCGGTCTATGAATAGTAGTTACTCCTTGTTGTGCTAATGGCCATGGGTTAAATTCCTTATTGtgacaaatatttgtacaagTGTTGTTTGTTGATTTGGATGTTTTCGTACTCCCATTGCATTCGAAAGAGGTCGTTTTGTGAGCATTtttcttacaataattatttaaaagtggtTAATATTTAAGCTCTGCCCATATATATGTAGTTGTATGTATATAGTTGAtgaatcttataatattagaattaaagaCAATCTAGAATAACAAATAAGTCACTTAAGTGTACGACATGGTCAATGGATAAAAATAGAATGATGTTGAATTTATAGAATCTTTTTTGGTATGTAGTTTCTTTGGTGGTAAGTAGTAAATAGATATCCAAAGTTTTTCCTACTAGTGTTCTGTGCAAGCATGTCTATGTTGGTACTACCCAAATACTAGTTATTCTGCCGCCAAAGAGCAATATTTTAGCCAGTGTAATTGTTTTTCACACGgtcaataaatgaataaatggtTCTCATGGTGGCAAGTTTATGGCGGACCGTGCTACCTTACACTGTAACTCTTTCTATCACTTGTTCAATCGTCTCGTCTagtttttaactataaattaaaaaatatatccagcTTATTCCGTGGAACATAGTATCGACAGAAGAGAATAGATGTGATGATGATATCTCAAGATGCCTTAAGAGCAGATTAATATCATCAAGCATGCAAATCCCTCAAACAGTATTATTATGGCGGAAAAACAAGCTATTAGAATAGGCCGTAAAAGTTGTCAATAATTATTCATGCAGTGTTATGATACACTGCGCCTAGTGCAAAGGCGAGCGAATGATATCAGTGAATGAGGGAGTGAGTAATGCGTGAGTGGCGCCCAGGGTGTGGCTGTACAACAAGGTGGTGAAGCGCTTCTCGGAGGCGCGGCTGTACGCGGACGCCTTCGCGCTGCGCCAGCGCATGCTGAGCTGCGTGCAGCACCTGCAGTACTACATGTGCGTCGAGGTCATCGAGCCCTCCTGGTGCCAGCTCATACAGAGCCTCGATAAGGTCAGTTTAACTCTAAAGAAATATCTTAACATTTGAATCTATTATTTGTATGTCTAGAGTgcttaaatcattataaatgtgCTGAAATCTTTGACTGCTTCGTTACTTTAGTGATTAGTCTCAAATAGCCAAATCAGTTTAGAGAGGTGTTCttctcaatattatttatcagtaaCACCCCGAAGTTTTGTTGCTATCTAATGCTTATACTGGCGCCCCTTGGAAAGCACATAAAagcgttggtcctgcgcctgtaTTCTTCCCATTCGTCCCAAAATTAAGAGAACAGAGATGTTACCTGTGATTGTGCAGACAGGTTTGCACTTTCACCTGCTAGCATGGACGCCGCTtgtagttggctagtctccGTTAAGATGGTCGTGAGTGACATCGGTTGCTCGAACGACGCCATCATGCAATCCAAAAAAccattttaactatatatatataatcatactattagtatgagacttatagtataattgtatagTTATAATGGTTATTAGTCTATTAGTTTGTatgaaacttatattattttgaataatatgaaatattttaaattttattacttacgtAGGCTGGCTACATAGTGTTTTttgttgcatatattttttaatgtattttttatataaaaaaggcaaAGATAATACAGTTCAACATCAGGCGAACAACGGTTAAGGCACACCAAGCGTAGGTAtgagtgaaatatatttttttattttatttatataacctaaAAACCTTGAATCCTACCGGGCCCAATCTAAACTATGGTGGGATTCACCCAAACACAAAAGAATCATTCGTACAGATCTACAGGAAAAAAAGTACAagatatatgaatatacataaaaaatacaggCGGAGAGAGTTATACTTACAAATAGTTATAAGCAATACGACTTATCCTGTTAGCATCtctagatataataataattatagtatccGAACTcaggatataaatatattactattctACTACTTCATAATGgactatatacaattttatctcCGGgcataaatatctaattaattcTAGAGAATTTATGAATCTTAAGTataggaatataaataaaagtcaatatataataagtaagtcAATATATTCACTCCCTTGTTAGTGTTTTTTGTTTGATATCAGAATTAAAAATGACTACTATGGGTATTATTTTTACAGCTAAATTGCCtacattcaaaataaagtaattagacacgttttaaagaataatatttaccatttaatatgtcaaaaaaaaataatacgaaaatttTTCATATGGTTTATTTCGAgtatcgttaaatatattataaaacttaaaacatcatagatatataaaattcataggcagcatcttaaatataaagcaaaaataactaagatttacataaataataatcttcgaGGAGAACAAACTTAAATTAGTACATTTAAAGTAACATAATGGAATAAATGAAGTTTATTCTAACTttagtaaaaccttttttaaagtattttcaaggcttacaatttttgtttcatattgAGATAGCCTGTTCTTTATGTCATCGAAATCAGATACATAGGTCTTCTTATTTATAACAACCTTTGcctttttaacaatttttctgTCCAATCTATAAGCCTGGCATCGTTCAAAACAACATTTTCCGCTTTCGATGTCTTCATAATCATCTCCGTATTTACCAAGTGGTTCCGCATGAGGAATTTCTATTCTATTATCTTGATTAGGTTTTACAACGATTCGATATTTCGGCAAAAAGAAAGGAAATAAACTTATTCTTCTCGCAAAAGGTTTTATACAGAGCATTTGTGGCTTAATGATATTCAGATCTTGTAAATAAGATGGTAGCCATGACCAGCATTTCATAGGTTTTGTGTATATCTTACCAATAAGAACACTTTCGAAATAAGATATAAGTCTTACTCGAGATACATGTCCTACCAACTCAGCGTTCGCTCTTATCTCTTGAGTATCACTAACGGCTAAACCATTGAGCAAATTGAATAGCACTATAggtatcataaaaacaaatacaataaaaatgacatGACTTGTCACTGGGAATGTACTGAATTTTATAGATCCAGCGTCGAATTCTCCTGTCAACATAACAATAGTTTTGAATAGCGAGCGTCCagggtcttcaaaaaagtcttcCTCTTCTTCTTCTTCGCCATTTTTGTTAGGATTCGGTGGTATTTGTTCCTCGTCTTCTTGATCTTTTCGAAACAATGTGTAAAAACTCAGAGCGAATGCTATAATCAGAATGCAATACCAAAGtaaaaatttgaagaaattCCACGAAACAGTCcgtaacattacaatatttgttgATAATGTTGGGAATTGGCCAATGAGCAAAACGAGCTCGGCTGACGATAATAGAATAGCAACTGCAGACAACTGTTGTTTTGTGGATTCTTGCGCTGAATCATAACAAACAATCCAAGCTGTTACGAAAATTAAAGCAATTTCCATCCAATTTTCAATACTTTGTAAATATCTTGTAGGAGAAaccaaaaattgaaataattctcTTATAATCAAAAGAATTAAGCCAATAATAGCTCCGACATGGGTCACGACGTTTAAAGCTTCGAATGAATTAAACTGTTGTTTTTCGGTTCGGTatcctaatataatatatagaactaAACATAACCACAAAAGTGAGTAAAACGTTATGTTTGCATAAAACAGACTGCTTATTCGTTgccattttaaatatagaaaactagTAATTACTGGATGTTTAAGAAGTGGACGTAAATCCTCATTTCTAGTCATGTACAATAGTGCTTCTGTTTCAGGAGCTAATATAGCGTCATATTCTTTCGGTGTGCTATTGTTATTGTTCGAGTTATCCATTAATGGTACTTTACATAACTCATTCTCTAAAGAGTTATTGGGATATACAAGGAAACTGTATTTAATATGGATCTCGTAATCATCATCGCTGGGTCGTTGGCTGTTTGTCGTAATACATTCGTCTAAGTATGTCTCAAGAGTTTTAGCATTTATATCAGCCAAAGGTGGCTCACTGAACTTATTATGCAATCCGACACAAGCTCCCTTTCTAAGTAATTCTAACACGGTATCGCTGTCCCCATTCCTTGCAGCATAATGTAAAGCTGTATTATCTTTCATGTCTTGGTGATTGatatttatgttgattttaGGATgcgttaataataaatgtagacAGCCGTTGAAATCAACTTTTGGACTATTTAAAGCTGATCGCATACCTTTTACTGTTATTTGTATAAGAGATTCGCTATTGACAGTATCAAACAAAGTAGACTCATTGTCGACAAACATTTTGAGTATTTTAGAATATCCATTACGACAAGCTAAAGCTACCGGTCGATTAGTATTGCTTGGGCATGTGGCATTTGGATCTGCTCCagaattaagtaataataacacaACCTTTTCAAAGCCTTTATCGACTGCTAATTGTAACATTGTATTCGAACCGTTATTAGCAGCTAACATAGATCGATGTTCGTTCTTTTTAACAAGTTTTGAGAAATCTCTGATAAAGTTATCTTCTTCgtgtctatttaaataatagaataatttatccACATCTATAACATCTTCACTTTCAGACATAGAATCAAATTTTGGTAGAAGATGAGGAAAAGCTTCTTGCAAATAATACCTGGATGTTCGGCCTCTAATATCTTTATAAGTATCCAAGTCAATTGTATCTTTAGAATAAtccaaaatatatgtaacaactCTCTCAAGGCCTTGTTTGGCGGCCGAATAAACAGGTGTAACGCCTCTTAAATCGGGAGCATTAGCATTGCAACCAGCTTTAAGTAATTTTTCAATCATTTCTTCATACAAATCTAACTCACGTTCACGGTCGTCATCtaaatcttgtattttttttattgccatAAGCAATGCAGTATTTCCCTTAGATTTGATGTTCACATCTATTCTATCATCTTCTAAAAGTATTGATAACGCTTCAACATTACCATTTTCTACAGCAAAATGTATTGGAGCTGCTCCgtgtgtttcatttattttgttaacttgAACTTCATGTTGTAACAATAGTTTCACAAATTCAACTCTATTAGGTTCTGATATGGCCAATTCAAGACAGTTTTT
Coding sequences:
- the LOC113397465 gene encoding transient receptor potential cation channel protein painless gives rise to the protein MTRDSYEMNANRLSRGGSLFGSDPQAQIRTALRNNDFATFKKLVSYGAVDLEHVYQYPDYKNCLELAISEPNRVEFVKLLLQHEVQVNKINETHGAAPIHFAVENGNVEALSILLEDDRIDVNIKSKGNTALLMAIKKIQDLDDDRERELDLYEEMIEKLLKAGCNANAPDLRGVTPVYSAAKQGLERVVTYILDYSKDTIDLDTYKDIRGRTSRYYLQEAFPHLLPKFDSMSESEDVIDVDKLFYYLNRHEEDNFIRDFSKLVKKNEHRSMLAANNGSNTMLQLAVDKGFEKVVLLLLNSGADPNATCPSNTNRPVALACRNGYSKILKMFVDNESTLFDTVNSESLIQITVKGMRSALNSPKVDFNGCLHLLLTHPKINININHQDMKDNTALHYAARNGDSDTVLELLRKGACVGLHNKFSEPPLADINAKTLETYLDECITTNSQRPSDDDYEIHIKYSFLVYPNNSLENELCKVPLMDNSNNNNSTPKEYDAILAPETEALLYMTRNEDLRPLLKHPVITSFLYLKWQRISSLFYANITFYSLLWLCLVLYIILGYRTEKQQFNSFEALNVVTHVGAIIGLILLIIRELFQFLVSPTRYLQSIENWMEIALIFVTAWIVCYDSAQESTKQQLSAVAILLSSAELVLLIGQFPTLSTNIVMLRTVSWNFFKFLLWYCILIIAFALSFYTLFRKDQEDEEQIPPNPNKNGEEEEEEDFFEDPGRSLFKTIVMLTGEFDAGSIKFSTFPVTSHVIFIVFVFMIPIVLFNLLNGLAVSDTQEIRANAELVGHVSRVRLISYFESVLIGKIYTKPMKCWSWLPSYLQDLNIIKPQMLCIKPFARRISLFPFFLPKYRIVVKPNQDNRIEIPHAEPLGKYGDDYEDIESGKCCFERCQAYRLDRKIVKKAKVVINKKTYVSDFDDIKNRLSQYETKIVSLENTLKKVLLKLE